The stretch of DNA CGCAGCGCAGCCCGAGCGCCGCCAGCCCGGCAAGCGTGTTCGCCGCCGACCCGCCGCTGGTTTCCACGCCCGGCCCCATCTTGGCATAGAGCGTCTCGGCCTCATCGGTCGAGAACAGCAGCTGCATCGAGCCCTTGCGCAGGCCATTGTCGGTGATGAAGCCTTCGTCGGCGCGGGCGATCACGTCGACGATCGCATTGCCGATCGCGACGATATCGTAACGGGCATCGGACACATTCTTCTCCTTCAAAGGGCGGGGGCGCGCGGCGCACGCCGCAGCCCGGGGGATCGCGCGGGCCATAGAGCGGATCGGAGCGCCGTCAACTCCGGCCAAAGCGCGGGCGGCGGCCAAGGCTGGCAGGCTGGGCAGGCGGACACGGGCCGCCTTTGCCCACAACCGGGCTGGCGCAGCCGGATCAGCCGCCGCTTGCCGGGCGGCGGCGGCCATGTTTGTCAGCGGGCATGACGGCGATGATCGGGCGGAGCGGACTGCAGAACATGGCGTGCCTGCGGGCGAAAGGCGCAACGATGGCGGCGATGGCGGGCCTGGCGCTGGTCGGCGGCTGTACCGCGCGGCCCGCGCCCCTACCGCGCGCGCTGCCGGTGACGCCGCCGGTGCTGAGCGTCTCCGGGCTGGAACGGGTGCTCGGCGCGACCGCGGCCGGGCTGGTGGCGCTGTTCGGCCCGCCCGAGCTCGACATCCGCGAGGATCAGGCGGTGAAGCTGCAATTCGCCGGGCCGATCTGCGTGCTCGACGCCTATCTCTACCGCACCCGCGCGCGCGGCGAACCGGTCGTCACCTATGTCGATGCCCGCCAGCCCGACGGCCGCGACATCGACCGGGCAAGCTGCGTCGCCGCGCTCGCCGCCCGGCACCGGCCCCAGGGCGCCACGCGCCCCTGAGCCCCGCCTGCTGCGCCGCCAGCCGCGATGCCGGCGGCGCCGGGCGCAGCGTCAGTCGGTGCGGTGGCCGCGCAGCTCGTCGCCGCTGATGCGCGCGACATGGACGACATTGGTCGACCCCGGCGTCCCGAACGGCACCCCGGCCATGATGATCACCCGGTCGCCCGCCTTGGCGAGACCATGGCGCAGGGCCATGCGCTTCGACTTGCCGATCATTTCCTCGAACGACGACACGTCGCGCGTGCGCACCGCATGCGCGCCCCAGAGCAGGCCGAGCCGGCGCGCGGTTTCCATCCGGGGGGTGAGGACGAGCAACGGCGCCGAGGGCCGCTCGCGCGCCACGCGCCGGGCCGTGGAGCCGGAGGTGGTGAAGCAGATGATCGCCGCCGCGCCGATCGTCCGGGCGATCTCGCCGGATGCTTCGGCCAGCGCATCGGCGGTGGTCGGATCGGGCCGCGTTTCGGTGAAATGGACGCGCGCGGCATAGCCGGGATCGCGCTCCACCGCCTCGGCAATGGCGTTCATCATCGCCACCGATTCGACCGGCCAGTCGCCCGCCGCGCTTTCGGCCGACAGCATGACCGCATCGGCGCCGTCATAGATGGCGGTCGCGACGTCGGACACTTCGGCCCGGGTCGGCGTCGGGGCCTTGATCATCGATTCGAGCATCTGGGTGGCGACGACCACCGGCCGGCCCATGCGCCGCGCCGCCTCGACGATCCGCTTCTGCATCGGCGGCACCGCCTGGGGCGGCAGCTCCACGCCCAGATCGCCGCGCGCGACCATCACCGCATCGGCCAGTTCGATGATCGCATCGAGCCGTTCGAGCGCCGCCGGCTTCTCGATCTTGGCCAGCAGCGCCGCGCGCCCGCCGATCATCCGCCGCGCTTCGGCGACATCCTCGGGCCGCTGGACGAAGCTGAGCGCGACCCAGTCCACCCCCTGATCGAGCGCAAAGGCCAGATCCGAACGGTCCTTTTCGGTGAGCGCGGCCAGCGGCACGACGACATCGGGGACGTTCAGCCCCTTGTTGTTCGACAAGGCGCCGCCGACCTCGACCACCGTCTCGATCCGGTCATGGCTGTGGGCGACGACGCGCAGCACCAGCTTGCCATCGTCGAGCAGCAGCCGCGCGCCCTCCTCCAGCGCCACGAACAGCTCGCGGTGCGGCAGGCAGACGCGGCTCTGGTCGCCGGGCGTGGTGTCGCGGTCGAGCACGAAGGTCTGGCCGGTCTTGAGCAGCACCATGCCCTCGGCAAAGCTGCCGACGCGCAGCTTTGGCCCTTGCAGGTCGACAAGGATGGTGGTCGGGCGGCCGAGCTGCTTTTCGAGCGCCCGGATATGGGCGATGGTCTGCGCATGATCGGCCTGTGCGCCATGGCTCATGTTGACGCGGAATGCGTCCGCCCCGGCCCGGAACAGTTTCTCGATCATTTCGGGACTGCGGCTGGCCGGTCCCAATGTCGCCAGGACCCGCACCCGGCGCGACCGCGCCTCCACGCTATTCGCCATCACTCTCGCCATTGCCGTTGGATTTGATGGGTCTAGCGTCTAATCGGGGGCGATCAACCCGGGGGAAGGGCGCATGATACAATATTCCGACGCCGCGGCCGCCGCCGCGTTCCGCCGCCTCGTCGCCCATCTGCAGCACCGCACCGATGCGCAGAATGTCGACCTGATGGGGCTCGCCGGTTTTTGCCGCAATTGCCTGGGCGACTGGCTGGCCGAGGCGAGCGGTGGCGCGCTTGACCGCGACCAGGGGCGCGAGGCGGTTTACGGCATGCCCTATGCGCAGTGGAAAGCCGCCCATCAGCAGCCCGCGACCGCCGAACAGCTCGCGCGGATGGAACAGAGCATCGCCCGCAACCGCGAACAGGGAGAACAGGGATGAGGATCAGCAGATTGGCACTCGGCGCATGGCTGATGGCCGGCGCCGCGTTGGCCCAGACAATGCCGGCGGTCGCCCAGACCGGGCCTGCGGCAGCCCA from Sphingomonas changnyeongensis encodes:
- the pyk gene encoding pyruvate kinase produces the protein MANSVEARSRRVRVLATLGPASRSPEMIEKLFRAGADAFRVNMSHGAQADHAQTIAHIRALEKQLGRPTTILVDLQGPKLRVGSFAEGMVLLKTGQTFVLDRDTTPGDQSRVCLPHRELFVALEEGARLLLDDGKLVLRVVAHSHDRIETVVEVGGALSNNKGLNVPDVVVPLAALTEKDRSDLAFALDQGVDWVALSFVQRPEDVAEARRMIGGRAALLAKIEKPAALERLDAIIELADAVMVARGDLGVELPPQAVPPMQKRIVEAARRMGRPVVVATQMLESMIKAPTPTRAEVSDVATAIYDGADAVMLSAESAAGDWPVESVAMMNAIAEAVERDPGYAARVHFTETRPDPTTADALAEASGEIARTIGAAAIICFTTSGSTARRVARERPSAPLLVLTPRMETARRLGLLWGAHAVRTRDVSSFEEMIGKSKRMALRHGLAKAGDRVIIMAGVPFGTPGSTNVVHVARISGDELRGHRTD
- a CDS encoding DUF1244 domain-containing protein; this translates as MIQYSDAAAAAAFRRLVAHLQHRTDAQNVDLMGLAGFCRNCLGDWLAEASGGALDRDQGREAVYGMPYAQWKAAHQQPATAEQLARMEQSIARNREQGEQG